The proteins below come from a single Thermotoga sp. KOL6 genomic window:
- a CDS encoding class I SAM-dependent rRNA methyltransferase: MTKVFLKRVNRRLSRGHLWIYDNEISKTEGDYENGDIVDIFRPDGTFFGKGYINDNSKIRVRILTWRNDRVDRSFIEKRIKLAIERRKKLVKDTDAFRVVHGEGDFLPGLIVDFFNGYLVIQITTLGMERMKSWILDCLINIFQPKGIYEKSSGPFRGKEGLENNEGWIYGEGPELIEFRMNGLKFLADTRGQKTGFFLDQRENARMVLDIADGKVCLDVFSYTGNFAVHLLKGGAKHVTLVDYSERSLEIAKEILKMNGFKDHETIVGNAFDLLKSFDKDGKRFDLVVLDPPSFAKSSRSLESAKRGYKEVNLRAMRILKKPGVLVTSSCTQIVSEEIFREIIMEASYDTKTILSVLKRGGQPSDHPALMNVPETQYLKFYIFHVDKRW; encoded by the coding sequence GTGACAAAAGTCTTTCTCAAAAGAGTCAACAGAAGACTCTCGAGAGGTCATCTGTGGATTTACGACAATGAAATATCTAAGACGGAGGGTGATTACGAAAACGGAGACATAGTTGACATCTTCAGGCCAGATGGCACCTTTTTCGGGAAAGGGTACATAAATGACAACTCGAAAATCAGAGTGAGGATCCTCACTTGGAGAAATGACAGAGTAGATCGTTCTTTTATAGAAAAAAGGATAAAACTTGCGATCGAACGAAGAAAAAAACTTGTAAAAGATACGGACGCTTTCAGGGTAGTACACGGCGAAGGTGATTTTTTGCCGGGACTTATTGTTGATTTTTTCAACGGTTATCTGGTTATTCAGATAACAACCTTGGGAATGGAACGGATGAAAAGCTGGATTTTGGATTGCTTGATCAACATTTTCCAACCAAAAGGAATATACGAGAAATCTTCTGGACCTTTCAGAGGAAAAGAGGGCTTAGAGAACAACGAAGGGTGGATCTACGGTGAAGGGCCAGAGTTGATTGAATTCAGAATGAATGGGCTGAAATTTTTAGCAGACACAAGAGGTCAGAAGACAGGTTTCTTTTTGGATCAGAGGGAAAACGCTAGAATGGTGCTCGATATAGCCGATGGAAAAGTGTGTTTGGATGTGTTCTCTTACACTGGAAACTTTGCAGTTCATCTTTTGAAAGGAGGCGCAAAACACGTTACTCTCGTTGATTATTCTGAACGATCGTTGGAAATTGCGAAAGAAATTCTCAAAATGAACGGCTTCAAAGATCATGAAACGATTGTCGGAAATGCGTTCGATCTCCTGAAAAGTTTCGACAAAGATGGAAAAAGGTTTGATTTGGTGGTACTTGATCCTCCCTCTTTTGCGAAGAGCTCAAGAAGTCTTGAGAGTGCAAAGAGAGGTTACAAAGAAGTGAATCTTAGAGCGATGAGAATTTTGAAAAAACCAGGGGTTCTGGTGACTTCATCATGCACTCAAATAGTTTCTGAAGAGATATTCAGAGAAATTATCATGGAAGCTTCCTACGACACGAAAACTATACTGAGCGTTTTAAAAAGAGGTGGACAACCTTCCGATCATCCTGCTCTCATGAATGTTCCAGAAACACAATACTTGAAGTTTTATATCTTTCATGTTGACAAGAGGTGGTAG
- a CDS encoding metallophosphoesterase, which produces MKFLFVSDLHFTHVFLRGLERIAKEFDVLINCGDICGITSPFKKTHPEDLKEYLEFMDSLGIDHYFIFGNDDYVFEYHPRHLSEPREIDGIWLVPFEYVPTTPFNTNREKTEEELKRMLEEMEPPTPFIFVSHAPPFGILDVGGRSMKHLGSVAIREFVFEKRPLLHAFGHIHESPGHEIWNGIHFINCSWGNAFLVEIEEGNIIEVKRYQLDLLV; this is translated from the coding sequence GTGAAATTTTTGTTTGTCTCTGATCTCCATTTCACTCACGTTTTTTTGAGAGGACTTGAGAGAATAGCGAAAGAATTCGATGTTTTGATAAACTGCGGAGATATTTGTGGCATCACCAGTCCATTTAAAAAGACACATCCTGAGGATCTCAAGGAATATTTGGAATTCATGGATTCCTTAGGGATAGATCATTACTTCATCTTTGGAAACGACGATTATGTATTCGAGTATCATCCTAGACACTTATCGGAGCCTAGAGAGATAGATGGGATATGGCTCGTGCCCTTTGAGTACGTACCTACCACACCGTTCAACACGAATAGAGAGAAAACAGAAGAAGAGCTTAAGAGAATGTTAGAAGAAATGGAACCTCCTACACCTTTCATCTTTGTTTCGCACGCTCCTCCGTTCGGAATACTGGATGTAGGAGGAAGAAGTATGAAACATCTAGGTAGCGTTGCTATCAGAGAGTTTGTTTTTGAGAAAAGACCTTTACTGCATGCGTTTGGACACATACATGAATCTCCAGGTCATGAGATTTGGAACGGTATACATTTCATAAACTGTTCTTGGGGAAACGCATTTCTTGTGGAGATAGAAGAAGGAAACATTATCGAGGTGAAAAGATATCAACTTGATCTGCTTGTTTGA
- a CDS encoding peptidyl-prolyl cis-trans isomerase: protein MRRWMKKWQGVIIWVIAIAFVVGMIWWSVAINLRSGRSRANYTIDQSLAYITKDGTALDNPTYWLMPWEVNDYYSNLLSSYRLTSLDPLFEEPRLKALIADVFLQQKVVLYYAEKSGLKPSDKEVKQEVKNVIAAIEKDQNQLNQIKMKYGSLTNYEKNYLEPQIRIQLTVKKVQETVGEVSEEEIKQYFEENKKTLQNKYDKVDLEAISFDSTSTAQEFVSRAKELGFDEAASALGLTVQPFSNASRGIFPDEIDAVLFSATPGSIVGPFNFLDQWYVFKVKTSSVLSDYDVFQNSDAYNEVKTQLEHEKFQKWLEEFMKSENLSYEFNDKSLEYWWKYLKNKENLFENLSTLLFENNTLVEETPDELKALYVILVDTELQNLTREMTELTQYEDSLEKSQRPDEDLIKKYGELTINEIKSRKTEIENRKKLLEERKRAVVNYLYENYPSSTYVLEYAYQMNPSDINIRYNYYSNLYNQIKPYLSIGSYDTNQIFRVMLGLYTVANATDAATNIRLDSYYMLYDMSVALKDPTSAKLYLDEMKEIDPNFMDYESAYNKVESLIEELKTEESTPSTTTGE from the coding sequence ATGAGAAGGTGGATGAAAAAATGGCAGGGAGTTATCATTTGGGTAATAGCCATAGCTTTCGTTGTGGGAATGATTTGGTGGTCTGTAGCAATAAACTTGAGGAGTGGACGAAGTCGAGCGAATTACACCATAGACCAAAGTCTCGCCTACATCACCAAGGATGGTACTGCTCTTGACAATCCCACATACTGGCTTATGCCTTGGGAGGTCAACGATTATTATTCCAACTTGCTGAGTTCATACAGGCTCACCTCTTTAGATCCTCTTTTTGAAGAGCCTAGACTCAAAGCCCTGATAGCGGATGTTTTTCTTCAGCAGAAGGTGGTGCTTTATTATGCTGAAAAAAGTGGTTTGAAGCCTTCCGACAAAGAAGTGAAGCAGGAAGTTAAGAACGTTATAGCCGCGATAGAGAAAGATCAAAATCAACTCAATCAAATAAAGATGAAGTATGGAAGTCTAACGAACTATGAAAAAAATTATCTAGAACCACAGATACGTATTCAACTCACCGTGAAGAAGGTACAAGAGACAGTTGGGGAAGTGTCAGAAGAAGAAATAAAGCAATACTTTGAAGAAAACAAGAAAACTCTTCAGAACAAATACGATAAGGTGGACTTGGAAGCTATTTCGTTCGATAGTACTTCAACCGCTCAAGAATTTGTATCCAGAGCGAAAGAGCTAGGTTTCGATGAAGCGGCCTCGGCTTTAGGTTTGACAGTCCAACCTTTCTCCAACGCTTCAAGAGGTATTTTCCCAGATGAGATCGATGCCGTTCTTTTCAGTGCGACTCCAGGATCGATTGTTGGTCCTTTCAACTTTTTGGATCAATGGTACGTCTTCAAAGTAAAGACTTCTTCCGTACTTTCCGATTACGATGTGTTCCAAAACAGTGATGCATACAATGAAGTAAAAACACAGCTTGAACACGAGAAGTTTCAGAAGTGGTTGGAAGAATTCATGAAATCGGAAAATCTTTCTTATGAGTTCAATGACAAATCCTTGGAATATTGGTGGAAATATTTGAAAAACAAGGAAAATCTTTTTGAGAACTTGAGTACACTTCTTTTTGAGAACAACACACTTGTAGAGGAAACACCGGATGAACTAAAAGCGTTGTATGTGATACTAGTCGATACAGAACTCCAAAATCTCACAAGAGAGATGACAGAATTGACTCAATATGAGGATTCTCTCGAAAAGTCTCAGAGACCAGACGAGGACCTCATAAAGAAGTATGGAGAGCTCACAATTAACGAGATCAAATCAAGGAAAACGGAGATAGAAAACAGAAAGAAGCTGTTAGAAGAGAGAAAAAGAGCGGTTGTGAATTATCTCTATGAAAATTATCCGTCTTCCACATATGTTCTCGAGTACGCGTATCAAATGAATCCCAGCGATATAAACATCAGATACAACTATTATTCCAATCTTTACAACCAGATAAAACCGTACCTATCAATCGGTAGTTACGATACGAACCAGATTTTCAGAGTTATGCTTGGGCTTTACACCGTTGCCAACGCGACGGACGCTGCTACCAATATAAGACTGGATTCTTACTACATGCTCTATGATATGAGTGTGGCATTGAAGGATCCTACGTCCGCGAAACTTTACCTCGACGAGATGAAAGAAATCGATCCGAATTTCATGGATTACGAGTCTGCCTACAACAAGGTGGAATCGCTTATAGAAGAATTGAAAACTGAAGAATCTACTCCTTCTACAACAACGGGTGAGTGA
- a CDS encoding HAD family hydrolase gives MKVFLFDYDGTLAVDNGFAESYFKSLALFFEKEDVFVSKQLILECVEYITKNPNGFTNMERFTKCLEKKTGKIASEWERIFMEFYSGEFFDTLKGTLKPIGKVLELLKERKKEGKIVLATNPVFPKLAIIKRLNWIGLSESDFDLITDMENFHFCKPDPRYYLEICEKLNASPEDCIMYGDDDVNDGVCEKIGMKFFNVRSF, from the coding sequence ATGAAGGTATTTCTCTTCGATTACGATGGAACATTGGCTGTAGATAACGGTTTTGCAGAGAGCTATTTTAAGAGCTTGGCGCTTTTTTTCGAGAAAGAAGACGTTTTTGTTTCTAAACAATTGATCCTAGAGTGTGTTGAGTACATAACGAAAAATCCGAATGGTTTCACGAACATGGAAAGATTTACAAAATGTCTTGAAAAGAAAACGGGAAAAATTGCAAGCGAATGGGAGAGAATTTTCATGGAGTTTTACAGTGGAGAGTTTTTTGATACTCTTAAAGGAACATTGAAGCCCATCGGGAAAGTTTTGGAATTACTGAAAGAAAGAAAAAAGGAAGGAAAGATCGTTTTAGCGACCAATCCAGTGTTCCCAAAGCTTGCCATAATCAAGCGTTTGAACTGGATAGGGTTATCCGAGAGTGATTTCGATCTCATCACCGACATGGAGAACTTTCATTTCTGTAAACCAGATCCTCGTTATTATCTTGAGATCTGTGAGAAGCTAAACGCTTCTCCCGAAGATTGTATTATGTACGGTGACGACGATGTGAACGATGGAGTCTGTGAAAAAATAGGCATGAAGTTTTTCAATGTCAGATCTTTTTGA
- a CDS encoding MATE family efflux transporter — protein sequence MERETRGTKLLRGDPTKAIVKLSIPMMIAMLVQTIYNLADGIWVAGLGTRALASIGLFFPIFMIIISLAAGIGVGASSVVAQKIGERNKKGADFAASMSIALSIVTGLIGIAIFLPTISSILKFAGAHGETLYLALEYSTILIYAIPLIMFNNVANGVLRGEGDTKRAMIAITVGSFLNIALDPVFIYVFKFGIRGAAYATVLSIAFSSFLIAYWLFFKRDTYVSFTLGWSGKILGQILKIGIPASLAQATMSIAVYVLNIFTVKAGGDSGIAVFTSVWRVINFGTVPLIGMAMAVTSVTGAAFGERNIEKLETAHLYAVKLGFLIGVSVMILILFLAPLIAKVFTYSQEGMEIYNDLVTALRILGLFLPGVPFGMFTSSMFQGIGKGLQSLIVTIMRTIVMQVFFSWFFVFVLKTNLIGVWWGIVLGNTVSAAITFVWGRFTVKSVKKMFQTSRSS from the coding sequence TTGGAAAGGGAGACAAGAGGAACCAAGTTACTGAGAGGCGATCCAACAAAAGCAATAGTGAAACTATCAATTCCCATGATGATAGCTATGTTAGTTCAAACCATTTATAATCTCGCGGACGGCATATGGGTAGCAGGATTGGGAACACGAGCTCTCGCATCTATTGGACTCTTTTTCCCCATATTCATGATCATCATTTCTCTCGCCGCCGGAATAGGAGTTGGAGCAAGTTCTGTTGTAGCTCAAAAGATAGGTGAGAGAAATAAAAAAGGGGCCGATTTTGCAGCTTCGATGTCTATAGCTTTGTCCATTGTCACAGGTTTAATCGGGATAGCAATTTTCTTGCCAACCATTTCATCGATACTCAAGTTCGCAGGGGCACATGGTGAAACCCTTTATTTAGCACTAGAATATTCAACCATCTTAATCTATGCTATTCCACTTATAATGTTCAACAACGTGGCAAACGGTGTTCTTCGTGGAGAGGGTGATACGAAACGTGCCATGATAGCCATCACCGTTGGATCGTTTCTAAACATAGCTCTCGACCCTGTCTTCATATACGTTTTCAAATTTGGAATAAGAGGAGCAGCCTACGCAACAGTTCTTTCTATTGCTTTCTCTTCTTTCCTTATTGCATACTGGTTGTTTTTCAAGAGAGATACATATGTCTCTTTTACTCTGGGATGGAGCGGTAAAATTCTTGGACAAATTCTGAAGATAGGAATACCTGCCTCACTCGCACAAGCCACCATGTCCATCGCCGTTTACGTGCTGAACATCTTCACCGTGAAAGCTGGTGGTGATAGCGGTATAGCGGTTTTCACCAGTGTCTGGCGGGTTATCAACTTTGGAACAGTGCCTCTCATCGGAATGGCCATGGCAGTGACTTCTGTCACCGGTGCCGCTTTTGGAGAAAGAAACATTGAAAAGCTCGAAACTGCTCATCTCTACGCTGTAAAGTTAGGTTTTCTCATAGGTGTTTCTGTCATGATCTTAATTCTTTTCCTTGCTCCACTCATCGCAAAAGTCTTCACTTACTCCCAAGAAGGGATGGAAATTTATAATGATCTGGTGACAGCTCTCAGGATACTCGGTCTTTTCCTTCCTGGGGTTCCGTTTGGTATGTTTACTTCCTCCATGTTCCAGGGTATTGGCAAAGGTTTACAGAGTTTGATCGTAACCATCATGAGAACTATCGTTATGCAAGTTTTTTTCTCGTGGTTCTTTGTCTTTGTTTTGAAAACAAACCTCATTGGAGTGTGGTGGGGAATTGTCCTCGGCAATACAGTTTCTGCTGCTATAACCTTTGTATGGGGAAGATTCACTGTGAAGAGCGTAAAGAAGATGTTTCAAACAAGCAGATCAAGTTGA
- a CDS encoding HD-GYP domain-containing protein — translation MAESFFLKVTLFYLVSLYLSLMERISFKPRKFFRALLTAAPYLLSGVSNFLIVFASSFAIETIGSNSFWILVALPFAWFGKIYLFISLVLVISVVFIIKYASNLERVLSFLDILLIMLILYLSLSKYPQIEIALVSCVFLAIVTYFLRKRWKTSLKKDIQTKNEELSAVNQELIALNQELTAVNQELEASYESLQILSEQLNRTIEFMGKIDLKSDPFPFLEKIFRDTKKLLEPLAGLELRRMDRRTLIGQKAEKFIHKSSKEIEVKLFFFRDLERDEENFLNSIVNFSFFLLNAHNSHLEVLRNNSTLSTILSSLEEILSVSNRTQLLEKVLRYLKDMFPKTVLSSLSIFEKETVETFFIRDGKLERVSPKKGIVVKALKEKRDLILNDVSDFPEFYDVTNGRAKAAAAVFFEYEGIPVVIEIERETGFTEFEFSTLRMMARIFAIFFSRLNLYRELRKTFFQTIEAFSYAVELKDPYTSGHSVRVSEHSQEIARRMGLPKQTIEKIKIAALLHDIGKIGIRGAILNKTSKLTEEEYEEVKKHPELGERLISKIESFSDIAKIVRHHHEWYGGGGYPDNISGEEIPIESRIIAVADAFDAMTSNRPYRKAMKKDVAIKILEKNEGFQWDPKVLRVALKYFKKI, via the coding sequence GTGGCAGAAAGTTTCTTCCTCAAAGTAACTCTTTTTTACTTAGTGTCTCTCTACCTTTCTTTAATGGAGAGGATCTCTTTCAAACCGAGAAAGTTTTTTCGTGCGCTTTTGACAGCCGCTCCCTACCTCCTTTCGGGAGTGAGCAATTTCTTGATAGTCTTTGCGAGTTCCTTTGCAATTGAAACCATCGGTTCGAACAGTTTTTGGATTTTGGTCGCTCTCCCTTTTGCATGGTTTGGAAAAATATATCTCTTCATTTCCCTCGTTCTAGTGATCTCTGTTGTTTTCATTATCAAATATGCAAGCAACCTGGAAAGAGTTTTATCTTTTCTAGATATTCTTCTCATCATGTTGATTTTGTATCTTTCTCTTTCAAAGTATCCTCAAATCGAGATCGCACTCGTTTCGTGTGTTTTTCTTGCTATTGTCACATATTTTCTCAGAAAGAGATGGAAAACATCATTGAAAAAAGACATTCAAACAAAGAACGAAGAACTTTCCGCCGTGAATCAAGAACTCATCGCTTTGAACCAGGAACTCACCGCTGTGAATCAAGAGCTGGAAGCTTCCTACGAAAGCTTACAAATTCTTTCAGAGCAACTGAACAGAACTATAGAATTTATGGGAAAGATAGACTTGAAATCGGACCCTTTTCCTTTTCTTGAAAAGATATTCCGAGATACTAAGAAACTATTAGAACCTCTTGCAGGGCTTGAACTTAGAAGAATGGATCGAAGGACTCTCATTGGCCAGAAAGCCGAGAAGTTTATACATAAATCATCGAAGGAAATCGAAGTGAAGCTTTTCTTTTTCAGAGATTTGGAAAGAGATGAAGAAAACTTCTTGAACTCCATCGTGAACTTTTCCTTCTTTCTTTTGAATGCGCACAACTCTCATTTAGAAGTTCTTCGCAACAATTCAACCCTTTCCACAATTCTTTCCTCTCTGGAAGAGATCCTTTCTGTTTCAAATAGGACACAACTTTTAGAGAAAGTGCTTCGATATCTCAAAGATATGTTCCCAAAAACTGTTTTATCTTCTCTTTCCATTTTTGAAAAGGAAACCGTAGAGACGTTTTTCATAAGGGATGGAAAGCTGGAGAGAGTTAGCCCCAAAAAGGGTATCGTTGTAAAAGCTCTCAAGGAAAAAAGAGATCTAATCTTAAACGATGTTTCTGATTTCCCCGAATTTTACGATGTCACAAACGGGAGAGCGAAAGCTGCTGCTGCCGTTTTCTTCGAGTACGAGGGTATTCCGGTTGTAATAGAAATAGAGAGAGAAACAGGCTTCACCGAGTTCGAATTTTCAACTCTGAGAATGATGGCAAGGATCTTCGCCATTTTCTTTTCAAGATTAAATCTTTACAGGGAGTTGAGAAAAACCTTCTTCCAAACCATAGAGGCGTTTTCCTATGCTGTGGAATTGAAAGATCCCTACACTAGTGGTCACAGTGTGAGGGTCTCCGAACACTCCCAAGAAATCGCTAGAAGAATGGGATTACCCAAACAAACGATTGAAAAAATAAAAATAGCTGCCCTCCTCCATGACATAGGGAAGATAGGAATTAGAGGGGCTATTCTCAACAAAACGTCGAAACTTACTGAAGAAGAGTACGAGGAAGTGAAAAAACATCCTGAATTGGGAGAAAGATTGATCAGTAAAATCGAAAGCTTCTCTGACATCGCCAAGATAGTAAGGCACCATCATGAATGGTACGGTGGAGGAGGATATCCCGATAACATATCTGGCGAAGAAATTCCCATTGAATCTCGTATAATCGCCGTGGCAGATGCTTTCGATGCTATGACCAGCAACAGACCTTATAGGAAAGCGATGAAGAAAGATGTTGCAATTAAAATTCTTGAAAAGAACGAAGGATTTCAATGGGACCCAAAAGTGTTGAGAGTTGCTCTGAAGTACTTCAAAAAGATCTGA
- a CDS encoding pyridoxal phosphate-dependent aminotransferase, translated as MFSKRVLETPESPIRKLVPYAESAKKRGIKIYHLNIGQPDLKTPEVFFESIQNHKPEVVYYSHSAGLWELRKAFSSYYKRRQRAKIDPEQVLVTNGGSEAILFSFVIVADPGDEILVLEPFYANYQSFARATGVKLVPITREMRNNFSIPKNLDKFVSSKTKAIVFSNPCNPTGVVYEEDELKYLLDFVEKNNLFMIVDEVYSEIIFQKTFFSASRLDSNRVIVVDSVSKKFSACGARVGCLITKNRDVINHAMKLAQGRLAPPLLEQIGSIALLNLGDEFFDFVRETYKERVKVVEKKLEDHGIKSFTKPSGAFYVTVKLPVDDAEEFAKWMLTDFNLDGETTMVAPLRGFYLTPKLGRSEIRIACVLEKEELSRAVDILMEGLKTWQKVSSSK; from the coding sequence GTGTTTTCGAAAAGGGTTTTGGAAACCCCTGAAAGCCCTATAAGAAAACTCGTTCCATACGCTGAAAGCGCAAAAAAACGCGGTATAAAGATATATCACTTAAACATTGGTCAACCGGATTTGAAGACACCGGAGGTGTTTTTCGAGAGTATTCAAAATCACAAACCTGAAGTAGTGTATTACTCGCACTCTGCAGGATTGTGGGAGTTGAGAAAAGCCTTTTCTTCGTACTACAAAAGAAGACAGAGAGCAAAAATCGACCCAGAACAAGTATTGGTTACAAATGGTGGGAGTGAAGCTATTCTTTTTTCCTTCGTAATAGTTGCAGATCCCGGCGATGAAATTTTGGTGCTAGAACCCTTTTATGCAAATTACCAATCTTTTGCAAGAGCAACCGGCGTGAAACTCGTACCAATAACAAGAGAAATGAGGAACAATTTTTCTATTCCAAAAAATTTGGACAAATTTGTATCCTCGAAAACCAAAGCGATTGTATTTTCGAATCCATGCAATCCCACAGGGGTTGTTTATGAAGAGGATGAGTTGAAATACCTTCTGGATTTTGTTGAAAAGAACAACCTCTTCATGATAGTTGACGAGGTGTACAGTGAGATCATCTTTCAAAAAACTTTCTTCAGTGCTTCAAGGTTGGATAGCAACAGGGTGATTGTTGTAGACAGCGTTTCGAAAAAGTTCAGCGCGTGTGGGGCAAGAGTAGGCTGTTTGATCACAAAGAACAGAGATGTAATAAACCATGCCATGAAATTAGCTCAGGGAAGGCTCGCACCCCCTCTCCTTGAGCAAATAGGTTCTATCGCCCTTCTGAACCTCGGAGACGAGTTCTTTGATTTCGTCCGGGAAACCTACAAAGAAAGAGTGAAAGTCGTTGAAAAAAAACTGGAGGATCATGGTATAAAGAGCTTTACGAAACCTTCAGGAGCTTTCTATGTAACTGTCAAGCTTCCCGTGGATGACGCCGAAGAGTTCGCTAAATGGATGCTAACAGATTTTAACTTAGATGGAGAAACAACCATGGTTGCTCCTCTCAGAGGGTTCTACCTCACACCGAAACTCGGAAGAAGCGAAATAAGAATCGCCTGCGTCCTCGAAAAAGAGGAACTGTCACGTGCTGTAGACATATTGATGGAAGGGTTGAAAACGTGGCAGAAAGTTTCTTCCTCAAAGTAA
- a CDS encoding LTA synthase family protein — MNGYFLMILLAVKLVLFYVSTLNSFGISVVFSTIGWVSILFLVFKGGHRLLYTVLSILLFIDYLYFQNFGNLPSITAITLLPQVGEMGRDIKYFIDFYSLLFLADLPFVWLFFKETRREKFGLPFIGALVLSFVFIGAIHTSQSLDSKFVFNRYGVFDYHLQDIIDLFFSEKKKEENTGSPIVEKNPVSSHERFFGIARGKNIIVVQMESLQNFLVGLEVNGQEITPNINAFLRDNDTLYFSKCYQQVGSGNTADAEFVVNTSLHTLGDSVVYEEYPVIKLPTLPKIMKANGYHTIAFHGNVAWFWNREEVYKHIGFDEFVSLEDFKPDEIFGMGLADVSFFKQSMERLKNFPRPFYAFLITISSHTPFVIPEEHRKLDLPEEIRDTIVGHYLQSVHYADEAFGIFLDELKRSGLYDNTVIILYGDHAGLYPFNREVKSIMPKLLGKEYSFDIALNIPFAIHVPGSNIHRVVETVGGQIDFLPTILNILGIEYKEGFFMGQDLLNTKHGFVALRYHVPDGSFIDDERVFIVSWDGRLDKSFYLNKKTGEGGNYVECLDGYVRAIQQIEASKYFILRNCEPLAAEEQIHTSSR, encoded by the coding sequence ATGAATGGTTATTTTTTGATGATACTTCTCGCTGTAAAATTAGTTCTTTTCTACGTTTCAACACTTAATTCTTTTGGGATTTCTGTCGTTTTTAGTACAATCGGGTGGGTCTCGATTCTCTTCTTGGTTTTCAAAGGAGGGCACAGACTTCTATACACTGTGCTCTCCATTTTGCTATTTATTGATTACTTGTATTTTCAAAATTTTGGAAATCTTCCTTCCATAACGGCGATTACCCTTCTTCCACAAGTGGGAGAAATGGGAAGAGACATAAAGTATTTCATCGACTTTTATTCTCTTCTTTTCCTGGCGGATCTTCCGTTCGTCTGGCTTTTCTTTAAAGAAACCAGAAGAGAAAAGTTCGGCCTTCCTTTTATTGGAGCTTTGGTTCTTTCCTTCGTTTTTATTGGTGCCATTCATACTTCTCAGAGTTTGGATTCGAAGTTTGTTTTCAACAGATACGGTGTGTTCGACTATCACCTTCAAGATATAATCGATCTTTTCTTCTCGGAGAAGAAAAAGGAAGAGAACACCGGCTCACCGATCGTTGAAAAGAATCCTGTATCCTCTCATGAGAGATTCTTCGGGATCGCGAGAGGGAAAAACATAATAGTTGTTCAGATGGAATCTTTACAGAATTTTCTCGTTGGTCTCGAAGTAAACGGTCAGGAAATCACCCCAAATATAAACGCTTTTTTGAGAGACAACGATACACTGTACTTTTCGAAGTGCTATCAGCAGGTTGGAAGTGGAAACACAGCAGATGCGGAGTTTGTTGTTAACACTTCTCTTCATACTTTAGGAGACTCGGTGGTTTACGAAGAATATCCCGTCATAAAACTTCCAACACTCCCGAAAATAATGAAAGCGAACGGATACCACACAATCGCTTTCCATGGAAACGTTGCTTGGTTTTGGAACAGAGAAGAAGTTTACAAACACATCGGGTTTGACGAATTTGTGAGTCTCGAGGATTTCAAGCCGGATGAAATATTTGGAATGGGATTGGCTGATGTTTCTTTTTTCAAGCAGTCAATGGAAAGGCTAAAAAACTTCCCCAGACCTTTCTACGCTTTCTTGATTACAATTTCCAGTCACACTCCTTTTGTCATACCTGAAGAACACAGAAAATTGGATCTCCCAGAGGAAATCAGGGATACAATTGTTGGTCACTATCTTCAGTCTGTTCATTATGCAGACGAAGCTTTCGGAATTTTTTTGGATGAACTCAAACGCTCTGGACTGTATGACAATACAGTGATCATATTGTATGGAGACCATGCAGGACTGTATCCATTCAATCGGGAAGTAAAATCAATCATGCCCAAGCTTCTAGGTAAAGAATACTCCTTTGATATAGCACTCAATATTCCTTTTGCTATACATGTACCGGGAAGCAACATTCATCGTGTTGTCGAAACGGTAGGAGGCCAAATCGACTTTCTCCCCACGATTTTGAACATCTTGGGAATAGAGTACAAAGAAGGATTTTTCATGGGACAAGATCTTTTGAACACGAAGCATGGATTTGTGGCGCTAAGATATCACGTTCCGGACGGTTCTTTTATAGATGATGAACGGGTGTTCATAGTTTCGTGGGATGGAAGACTGGATAAGAGTTTTTACCTGAACAAAAAAACAGGGGAAGGCGGAAATTACGTAGAATGCTTGGATGGATACGTGAGAGCTATTCAACAGATAGAAGCTTCCAAATATTTCATACTCAGGAATTGCGAGCCCCTCGCTGCCGAAGAACAAATTCATACTTCTTCAAGATAA